CAGATAGAGCGGCATATCGAGGGTGTTGTGGTGGGTGATGAAAGGACGCGCTTCAGCACCGCCCGCTTCCGCCTGAAGGACGGGGGTTTCGATTTCGAGGAAGTCTCTATCTTCTAGGTAGCGACGGATGGCGGCGGTAATTTTGGCGCGTTTTCTAAAGGTTTCTTTTACGTCGGGATTGATAATCAGATCAACATAACGCTGACGGTAACGCTTTTCGATATCGGTGAGGCCATGCCATTTGTCGGGGAGGGGCAAGAGAGATTTAGTGAGCATGGCAAATTGGCTCACTTTGATCGAGAGTTCCCCTTTTTCGGTACGTTTGATAATGCCTTTGACACCGATGATATCGCCCACATCGGTAAGCTTCTTGATGTGATTAAATGCCTCTTCGAGGTCGGGCATCCCTGCATTGATCAGGGTTTTGTCGAGATAAAGCTGAATGGTTCCGGTTTCGTCCTGGAGGCTAAAGAACGCGAGTTTACCGAAGACGCGACGGGCCAGGATTCGACCAGCAATGGATACGCTTTCGTCAACTTCTTCCCCGGCGGCGATGTCTTGATATTTCTCCTGCAATTCGGCGGTGTGGTGGCTGATCTCCCATTTATAGGCGTAGGGATTCATGGCGATCGCCTTGAGTTGATCAACTTTTTCTAATCGGGTCGCGCGAATGTCATCGAGGGAGGAATGGCTAGACTCAGACATGGGAAATTTAAGAACGGTTAAGGCTCGTCGCAGAACTCGGCTATTATAACGGCTTCGTCCCCAAAACAGAACCGTTCTCCTAGTGGAGACTTCAAGAGTCTAGGAATGGTTTGGGACAGTTGTGTGGGTCAAATTCCTTAAAAATCCGAGGAAAAATTGGGTGGCCGTTGCAGCGGCATAGGCTCGGAAGGGATCCTGGGGCTGGAGCGGATGATAACTTTGTACCGCTCTAATGATCATAAGAGGCTGTTCAACCTGGGCGGCAAGGGCGGCGATCGCATAACTACCAACATCTAAACCAAGGATCTGGGGTTGGGCACTGAGTATATCGAAATCACCGAAAGTGAAGGGCTCAACCTGGATGATATCGGCGATCGCTCCCAGATGTACTGTTGACGTCACCGGATCATGGGGAAAACCTGTCGCTAAATGCAGTAGCTGGTCTTCCCGAATCAGATCAAGGGCCATGGCAGTTAAACGGAGCGGATCAGGGTTGAGGAGTTGTTCGGCGACTAATTGTCCGAAGATCAATGGCCAATCGGGGCAATGGTGCTGCCGTTCAGGGTGTTCCTGGGGCGACAGGCAATGATCTGGCTTCAGCTCGTGGTCATAGAGAGTATGCAGTAGCCAGCCCCTCTGGTGGGGTGTGGATTTGGGGCGGGGTATCTGGACCTGCCATTGCCAATTGAGCGGCTGCCCAAGCAGACTAGCTTGCCAAGGAGCAGCGCGATCGCCTAGGCGGATAGCCTTCGCTGTCGCAAGGGATAAAACCTGCTGGGCGACAATAATATCCCCCAAAGCGACCCTGTCTTGAAGACCTTGGCAGACGCCGACCAGCGTTAAAAGCCGGGGCTGTAGCTTCGTTACCAGGGGGATGAAGTATTGAAGGTCGGCGATCGCCCGGGGCGAAAGATAAATCAGCGCAAGCTCTAAGCCCGCATATCGAGTGGTGAGATAGGGGGAACCCCAGGGCAAATAGGTTTCTTGCCAGGGGTGATGGATTGCCCTTTGGAGGGCAAGGAAGGCATCGGGGGAGGTTGTGAAAGAAAGAATATCCATGGAACAGGCCGCAAGACAGTACTGGCACAGCTCACACCGGCGTTAAAACCTCACTGATTGCCCAATAATGGCACGTGGGGCAATTTGGATTCATCCTACTATCTCTATTTTAAATGAGCTTTTTTGATTGGCCAGGGCAACCAGGCATTGATGAGAGAAAATGGCGGCGATCGCCCCAAAACTTTACAGTCCGAAACATTTGGCCGATAATCATTGGGGCATTCCACACCGTAGCGATCCATGGCGAAACAGCGCATTCTCTCTGGGGTACAACCCACCGGAAACCTCCATCTCGGCAACTATCTCGGGGCGATTCAAAATTGGGTAGAAATCCAGCAGAACTATGACAGTTTCTTCTGTGTGGTGGATTTGCACGCGATCACTGTGCCCCATGACCCCAAAGTGTTGGCGGCAAATACAAAGGCGATCGCCGCGCTGTATTTAGCCTGTGGTATTGATTTAGAGCATTCAACGATTTTTGTTCAATCCCATGTCAAAGCCCATAGTGAGCTGGCTTGGTTGCTCAATTGCATCACCCCCCTGAACTGGTTAGAGCGGATGATCCAATTTAAAGAAAAAGCCCAGAAACAGGGGGAAAATGTCAGCGTTGGCCTGCTGGACTATCCTGTACTGATGGCCGCCGATATTCTCCTCTACGATGCGGACAAAGTCCCCGTCGGCGAAGACCAAAAGCAGCATTTAGAATTGGCCCGGGATATCGTCATTCGCATTAACGATAAATTTGGCACGAAGAAAAATCCCGTACTGAAAATGCCTGATCCGTTGATTCGTACCACGGGTGCTAGGGTGATGAGCCTCAGCGATGGCACAAAAAAAATGTCTAAATCTGACCCGTCGGAGTTGAGCCGAATTAACCTTTTAGATCCCCCCGATGTGCTGACGAAGAAAATTAAAAAATGTAAAACTGATCCGGCCCGGGGTTTAGAATTTGACAACCCAGAACGACCAGAATGCAACAATCTTCTGGGGTTATACGCCCTCCTCAGCGGCAAAACGAAAGAAACCGTGGCGAGTGAATGCGCAGATATGGGTTGGGGCCAATTCAAACCTCTACTCACGGAAACTGTAATCGCGGCCCTCGAGCCGATCCAGGCGAAATATCATGAGATTATGGCGAACCCCGACTACCTCGATCAGGTGTTGCGAGATGGGCGCGAAAAGGCGGAAACCGTCGCCAATGTCACCCTGAAACAGGTTCAGGATGCCCTTGGTTTTCTACCACCCCTGTAGAATGGTTCACTACTATTAATTTTTCTGAAAAATTGCCTCCATGACCAGCCGCTTGCGTCGTGCCATCGAAAACCGAGAATTCGTCGTTACCGCAGAGGTCGCGCCCCCGAAAGGTGGCGATCCGATGAAAATGCTCCAAATGGCAAAAATCTTAGGCGATCGCGTCCATGGGATAAATGTCACTGATGGGAGTCGGGCGGTGATGCGGATGTCTTCGATTGCCGCCTCAACCATTCTTTTACAAAATGGCATCGAGCCGATTTTTCAGATGGCCTGCCGCGATCGCAATGTGATTGGACTCCAGGCAGATCTACTGGGCGCCCAGGCCCTCGGCTTGCGGAATGTGTTGGCCCTCACAGGGGATCCGGTGAAAGCAGGGGACCACCCAAAAGCAAAGGCCGTTTTCGACCTCGAATCGGTGCGATTGTTAAAGCTGATCAACAAATTAAATGGCGGTCAGGATTTCAACGACAAAAAATTGCCCGATGGCCCCCTCGCTCTATTCCCTGGGGGGGCTGTCGACCCGCAATTAAAAAGTTGGTATGCGATCGAATCTCGCTTTGCCCGAAAAGTGGAAGCCGGAGCCAAATTTTTCCAATCGCAAATGATCACAGACTTTAACCGCCTCGAAGAATTTATGACGCGGGTGGCTAGTCAATACGATGCGCCTGTATTTGCCGGAATTTTTCTGTTGAAGTCGGCAAAAAATGCCCAATTTATTAACCGTTGCGTTCCGGGGGCCCAGATTCCTGATGCCATTATTGAACGACTAGCCCAGGCAGAAAACCCCCTCGAAGAAGGGATGAAGATTGCCGCCGAACAGGTCAAAATTGCAAAAAATCTTTGCCAGGGTGTGCATATGATGGCGGTGAAAAAAGAAGATTTAATTCCCCAAATCCTGGATTTAGCAGGTGTTTCAATCCAAAACCAAATAAAACCAATGTTAGTGTGATGCCTTGGATAAAATTGGAGGAGATCACCCAAGCTTAGGAAATCTCTGCCCAGGCAGGTCATTGAGATGGAAATATTACTCACTAACTTGATCCTTCTCTGTTTTATCCTGGCGCTGGTGTTCCTGGTTTGGCTGTTATGGTTTGAAATTCAAAAACAAAGACGCCCGAAACAACGACGTGGCCGGCCATTGGTGCTGCCGTCATCTTCGAGTAAGTCTTCAAAGGATTCTCAACTGAAGCAAAGGCTGGTGAAATTACTCCATGGCGATCGCCAAGCCGTCGAACGACTGATTCAGTCTGCTCGCCAGAAAAACCCAGGCGAGTCTCAGAAGTGGTATGAAGAAAAAGTATTGCGTGACTTGGAACGGGACAGAGCCTAAATTTCCACAACAAAATCTATGAATAACTACGCTTTTTATACCCTTGATGTTTTTACGGAGCAAATTTTTGGGGGTAATCCCCTTGCTGTTTTTCCTGACGCCCAGGGCTTAACGGCTTCACAAATGCAGGCGATCGCCAAAGAATTTAACCTCTCAGAAACCGTGTTTGTTCTGCCCTCAGAGCAACCCGATTGTGATTTTCAGCTGAGGATCTTTACGCCCCATGCGGAGATTCCGTTCGCCGGACACCCCACCGTCGGCACAGCCTATCTGCTAGCTCACCTCGGTTTTATCCCCACAACGCAAACGCAGATTTTCTTAGAAGAAGGGGTCGGGACAATTCCCGTGGCGATCGCCTGGGAAAACAATCGGGTGAAAACCACTGCCCTCAGCGCAGCTCAAATGCCTGTTTTTAGTGAAGTACCCGCTGTGGCGATCGCCGAATTATTAAATCTCACCCCGGCAGATTTAGCACCAGATCGCCAGCCAGCGGTAATTTCCTGTGGTCTACCTTTTTTCTATATTCCCCTGGCCAGTGAAGCCGCTTTACATCGTTGTTCTCTAAATCTTGCACTCTGGGAGAAGGCCATCAAAAATACAGAAGCAGCCAATATTTATCCTTTTTTTGTGGCGGAAAATCAGACCATTTATGCACGGATGTTTGCCCCAGCCCTAGGGATTACAGAAGACCCAGCTACGGGTTCAGCGGCCACTGCTCTGGCCGGTTATTTGGCCAAATACTACCCTGTTGCCACCCCAGAAAATCATTGGCAAATTTACCAAGGGATTGAGATGGGGCGACCGAGCCAAATCCGTCTCATGTTCCAAAGCGAGGCTGATCAGGTAATGGCGATTTTCGTGGCGGGGGCTACGGTTTTAGTGAGTGAAGGAACCCTGGGACTTTAAAAAATGACCATAAAAAAATGATCCCTAGTCATTTAGGGATCATTTTTATTCGATAACTAATTTATTTCGATTGTGAGCCGCCGCAGTATTTAGGCAGAGGCGCTAGAAAAAGCAGCCATTTTCACATCATTTTCCATCAGAACAGTTTGAAGTTCTTCGGCATCAACGGTTTCTTTTTCGACGAGCATCGCGGCTAGTTTATCGAGGACAGCACGGTTGTTCACCAGAACATCCTTAGCCCGCTTGTAGGCTTCTTCCACAAGGCCCCGCACTTCTTCGTCAATCACAGCGGCGGTTTCATCAGAAAAATCCCGGTCTGAAGCGATGTCACGCCCCATAAAGACGTTCCCATTTTGGCGACCGAGTGCCACAGGCCCCAGGCGATCGCTCATGCCAAAGCGAGTGATCATCTGGCGGGCGACGTTCGCCACCTGCTGCAGGTCATTGGAAGCACCGGTGGTGACTTCTTCTTCCCCAAAGATGATTTCTTCGGCGATTCGGCCCCCGAGGGCAACGGCCATCTGGTTCTGCAGATAAGCACGGGAATACAGACCCGAATCCATGCGGTCTTCACTAGGGGTGAACCAGGTCAAACCACCAGCTCGGCCCCGGGGAATGATGCTGATTTTTTGAACAGGATCATAGTCCGGCATCAAAGCACCCACAAGGGCGTGACCCGCTTCATGATAAGCAACCAGGGTTTTGCGTTTTTCGCTCATCACCCGGTTTTTCTTCTCGGGGCCAGCGAGGACGCGGTCGATCGCATCATTCACTTCATCCATGGAGATTTCCGTCAGGTTGCGACGGGCAGCCAGGATTGCCGCTTCGTTGAGGAGGTTAGAGAGATCAGCACCGGTAAACCCAGGGGTGCGGCGGGCGATTTTCTCCAGGTCCACATCCTTAGAAAGGGTTTTGCCCCGGGCATGGACATTGAGGATTTCCAGACGGCCAGAGTAGTCAGGGCGATCAACCACCACTTGGCGATCGAAACGACCGGGACGCATCAGGGCCGCATCAAGGACATCGGGGCGGTTTGTGGCCGCAATGATGATGATGCCAGTGTTACCTTCAAAGCCATCCATCTCGGTGAGGAGCTGGTTTAGGGTTTGTTCCCGTTCATCGTTACCACCACCAAGGCCTGCACCACGGGAGCGACCAACAGCGTCGATTTCATCGATAAAGACGATACAGGGAGCGTTTTGCTTGGCCTGTTCGAAGAGGTCACGGACGCGGGAAGCACCGACCCCAACAAACATTTCGACGAATTCAGAACCAGAGATCGAGAAGAAAGGGACACCGGCTTCCCCAGCAACGGCTTTGGCAAGGAGCGTTTTACCGGTTCCAGGAGGACCGACAAGAAGTACACCTTTAGGAATTTTTGCCCCGATTGCAGTGAACCGATCAGCATTTTTCAGGAAGTCAACCACCTCAGTCAATTCGAGTTTGGCTTGTTCAATCCCCGCCACATCGCCAAAGGTGACTTGGGTTTGGGGTTCCATCTGGACCCGTGCTTTGGATTTACCGAAGTTCATCGCCTGGGAACCAGGGCCACTCTGGGCACGACGGAGTAAGAAAAATAGGCCCACAAGGAGCAAAATCGGGAAAATCAAGGTGCTGAGGGCACGGAAAATCCAATTGTCATCGCTCTGGGGGAGCACAGCGATATCAACATTATTTTCGCTGAGAATGTCGATCAGCTCTGTGTCTCCCGGAGGAAGATTCACGAGGATCGGTGTGCCATCGGGAGCTGGAACAAAGGCTTTTGTGCGATCGCCACTAATTCTGACACTTTCGACATTGCCCTGTTGGACTTCTTGGAGAAACTGACTATAACGCCAGGTGACTCGACTTTGGGGTTGCTGATCCAGAAAAGACACAGCCAAGGAGATCACAACGATCGCCAAGAGAGCATAAAGCCCGGTGCTGCGCCATTTTTTGTTGTTTTTGTTCACTACTGAGAGCCTCCTAGGTTTTGAGGATAAGCGGAATATGATGCGGTTCTTAAAAGAGCGTCTTATCCTGTAAGTTCAGGTTGGTTATTAAATAATGTTAACGTTTCTCAGGAAAGATTGTTTAATTTTCTCATTTCATGTCTAAAATCTCACGTCATATTCCACAGAGAAGCGATTATCGTCATTGAGGTCCGTCGAGCCCCGTATAAATAATTGGTCGTTTACGCGATACCGCAGACCAAACTGAGTTGATTGATTGCTATTGATAATCTGCAATACAGAGACCGATAGATCGGGGCTGATGTTGGCGCTGAGTTCCGCGCCGATCCCCAGGGTCGAGCTACCAGTATTTTCATCGTTAGTGATCACCGTCGGGAAAAGGCGTAACTCACTTAAGCCCAGGGCGCTGCCTATGACATTCTGGAGGTTACTCAGGAGAGCAGACCCCGCAAGGTTGGCGAGGGCCAGGGTTTCACTAGTACTACCCCCCGTAAAGTTTTCCAGAAAAGAGCCACCCAAAAGCGAAATTAATTCCGTCTCACTGCGGGGCGGACTACTAGTTAGCTCGATATTTTCATCAAGGTTACTGGCCCGTCCCCGGACTCTTGCTTGGATGCGGATGGTTTCAATGGTACCGAACTGGTTCGGGCCAAAGACGGTGGTGTCGCGAATCTCGGCGGAGAGGGGGTTCGTGGTTGATAGGAAGAAACGTGAATTTTCAAGGAGGGAGGTTTCAAGGGTTATGTCTAGTTCTGGATCCAGGCCAAAGTTTGGGTTAAAAATGGCGACGTTCCGATTACCCCCCAAGCGTAATTGGGTGGCAAAGAGATTAACTTGGCCACGATTGAGTTGAATTTCCCCCGCAGGTCTTAGGTTATCAAGGGTACCGTTGAGAATTAGATCCCCGGTGGCCAGGAAATTGAGGATCGGTTGTCTTGTGATTTGGATGCGATCGCCCAGGGTGATTCTCAAGTTATCAAATTCAGTAATTGCCCGGAGGTCGAGGCCACCATTACCATTTTCGTCGGACTCTGGGGTCTGTCCATTACCGTTGCCATTATTGCCATTACCGTTACTGCCTTGGGTTCCCTCCGTTAGAAAAATACGGCCCGATTGGAGGGTTAAATCGCCCCCAATTGTCGGTTCTAAGCTCGTACCAGCCACAACTAAATTCCCAGCAACCCCCCCCTGGTAAAGGTCCGTGAGGGAAAAATCCAGATCTTCGAGGCTGACCTGGAGAGTCTGTTCGGGCCCTGTGCGTCTCGCCAAGGGGAGTTGGCCTGTAATCGCCACTTGGCCACCACTAAAGTCTCCCGTCAGTTCCCGGACAGTGAGGGTATCAAAGTCAAAATCAATTTGGCCCTGGACATTGGTAAGGGGTGCATCGGGCAACACTTGGGCCTGGACTTGGGCCTGGGCGATCGCCACCTGACCATCCGCCACAAGATCGATCGGTCGGCCTGTTTCCAAATCAATCTCACCCCTAATTTCTAGGTCGGCCTGCCCTTCGCCCCCAAGCCACATCAATTGGCCTCGAGTCAAAATATTGAGGAGAGCAAAACTCTCATCTTCAAGATTAAACGCTAAATTGAGCTCATTATTTTCAGGGAAGACCGTCGCGTTAGGGAGTCGGTAGGGCATACTCCCTGTAATTTTTAGGGGAGTCGCCTCAGCCACCAGTTCACTGTCGACGATAAAATCTAAGCGGGCGTTATTGTAGGTAAAGTTGCCCTTAACACTATTGATTGGCGTGTCGTTAATCTCTGCTGCTGCTAAAGTCATTTCTCCCCGTGCTGAAGGATTTGCAGGGGTACCAGCGAGGGCAGCCGTCGCATTGACAAAGCCATCGACGGTCACCGCTTCAGGCAGATCAACAAATTTTTCTAAAAAGGCCATGGGCACTTCGTTGAGGCGCAGCTGTCCAGTCTGGGCCTCGCCCCCAAAACTACCGATAAAGCTGAGATTGCCACCCCCATCTGCCTCAGAAAGGCGAATTCCCACGGGGCGCAGGGTCAGCACCTGATCCCGCAAAACCCCCCGGGCGATCACTTGGGGAATCGTGATTTCGCCCCACTGCCAGGGAGATCCGGCGATCTGTGATTCTCCAGCAACGGTCACTTCTTGGTAGCCACCAGCAAGGTCAAAGTCGGCCTGTAAACCAGATTCAGCATCATAGATAAAGCTCAAATTGCCGCTAAATTCCCCCTGGAGCTCCGCGAGTTCTGCGGGGAGGAGGGGTTTTGTTTCGGCCACATTCATCTCAAGCTGGGCTTGGACACAGCTGAGGAGGGCGAGTCTCTCGATAAAAGATTGT
The nucleotide sequence above comes from [Synechococcus] sp. NIES-970. Encoded proteins:
- a CDS encoding hypothetical protein (conserved hypothetical protein); translated protein: MDILSFTTSPDAFLALQRAIHHPWQETYLPWGSPYLTTRYAGLELALIYLSPRAIADLQYFIPLVTKLQPRLLTLVGVCQGLQDRVALGDIIVAQQVLSLATAKAIRLGDRAAPWQASLLGQPLNWQWQVQIPRPKSTPHQRGWLLHTLYDHELKPDHCLSPQEHPERQHHCPDWPLIFGQLVAEQLLNPDPLRLTAMALDLIREDQLLHLATGFPHDPVTSTVHLGAIADIIQVEPFTFGDFDILSAQPQILGLDVGSYAIAALAAQVEQPLMIIRAVQSYHPLQPQDPFRAYAAATATQFFLGFLRNLTHTTVPNHS
- the trpS gene encoding tryptophanyl-tRNA synthetase, whose amino-acid sequence is MAKQRILSGVQPTGNLHLGNYLGAIQNWVEIQQNYDSFFCVVDLHAITVPHDPKVLAANTKAIAALYLACGIDLEHSTIFVQSHVKAHSELAWLLNCITPLNWLERMIQFKEKAQKQGENVSVGLLDYPVLMAADILLYDADKVPVGEDQKQHLELARDIVIRINDKFGTKKNPVLKMPDPLIRTTGARVMSLSDGTKKMSKSDPSELSRINLLDPPDVLTKKIKKCKTDPARGLEFDNPERPECNNLLGLYALLSGKTKETVASECADMGWGQFKPLLTETVIAALEPIQAKYHEIMANPDYLDQVLRDGREKAETVANVTLKQVQDALGFLPPL
- the metF gene encoding 5,10-Methylenetetrahydrofolate reductase, giving the protein MTSRLRRAIENREFVVTAEVAPPKGGDPMKMLQMAKILGDRVHGINVTDGSRAVMRMSSIAASTILLQNGIEPIFQMACRDRNVIGLQADLLGAQALGLRNVLALTGDPVKAGDHPKAKAVFDLESVRLLKLINKLNGGQDFNDKKLPDGPLALFPGGAVDPQLKSWYAIESRFARKVEAGAKFFQSQMITDFNRLEEFMTRVASQYDAPVFAGIFLLKSAKNAQFINRCVPGAQIPDAIIERLAQAENPLEEGMKIAAEQVKIAKNLCQGVHMMAVKKEDLIPQILDLAGVSIQNQIKPMLV
- a CDS encoding phenazine biosynthesis protein, PhzF family; this encodes MNNYAFYTLDVFTEQIFGGNPLAVFPDAQGLTASQMQAIAKEFNLSETVFVLPSEQPDCDFQLRIFTPHAEIPFAGHPTVGTAYLLAHLGFIPTTQTQIFLEEGVGTIPVAIAWENNRVKTTALSAAQMPVFSEVPAVAIAELLNLTPADLAPDRQPAVISCGLPFFYIPLASEAALHRCSLNLALWEKAIKNTEAANIYPFFVAENQTIYARMFAPALGITEDPATGSAATALAGYLAKYYPVATPENHWQIYQGIEMGRPSQIRLMFQSEADQVMAIFVAGATVLVSEGTLGL
- a CDS encoding ATP-dependent metalloprotease FtsH subfamily protein; this translates as MNKNNKKWRSTGLYALLAIVVISLAVSFLDQQPQSRVTWRYSQFLQEVQQGNVESVRISGDRTKAFVPAPDGTPILVNLPPGDTELIDILSENNVDIAVLPQSDDNWIFRALSTLIFPILLLVGLFFLLRRAQSGPGSQAMNFGKSKARVQMEPQTQVTFGDVAGIEQAKLELTEVVDFLKNADRFTAIGAKIPKGVLLVGPPGTGKTLLAKAVAGEAGVPFFSISGSEFVEMFVGVGASRVRDLFEQAKQNAPCIVFIDEIDAVGRSRGAGLGGGNDEREQTLNQLLTEMDGFEGNTGIIIIAATNRPDVLDAALMRPGRFDRQVVVDRPDYSGRLEILNVHARGKTLSKDVDLEKIARRTPGFTGADLSNLLNEAAILAARRNLTEISMDEVNDAIDRVLAGPEKKNRVMSEKRKTLVAYHEAGHALVGALMPDYDPVQKISIIPRGRAGGLTWFTPSEDRMDSGLYSRAYLQNQMAVALGGRIAEEIIFGEEEVTTGASNDLQQVANVARQMITRFGMSDRLGPVALGRQNGNVFMGRDIASDRDFSDETAAVIDEEVRGLVEEAYKRAKDVLVNNRAVLDKLAAMLVEKETVDAEELQTVLMENDVKMAAFSSASA